Proteins encoded in a region of the Streptomyces akebiae genome:
- a CDS encoding DUF6227 family protein — MSVPYETAAYEPPESPESPEEHLARLLGRALNSFELPDEAIRQLDCALAHDSSLHSAHYSSGLHRATYRHTWLLADGSAVTLWELVHNTVPGSDIQHEVYTDDEELRAATARLPLPSDAPDFELPVTVELAALPEPRHEYVPDDSADHARRLLRRAENPDPPGDELATLLLRTAFAHEITQAFGRPHRPARRGRPGLSFSLYEHAFLLTDGQEISLWEVEHTATPDGRHMCEVYASEDAARDAMERRAGTLG, encoded by the coding sequence TTGAGCGTTCCGTACGAGACGGCAGCGTACGAGCCACCCGAGTCGCCCGAGTCTCCTGAGGAGCACCTCGCGCGACTCCTCGGCCGCGCCCTGAACTCCTTCGAGCTGCCCGACGAGGCGATACGGCAGCTCGACTGCGCTCTCGCGCACGACAGCTCGCTGCACTCCGCGCACTACAGTTCGGGGCTGCATCGGGCGACGTACCGGCACACCTGGCTGCTCGCCGACGGCTCGGCGGTGACCTTGTGGGAGCTGGTGCACAACACGGTGCCCGGCAGCGACATCCAGCACGAGGTGTACACGGACGACGAGGAGCTGCGGGCCGCCACCGCGCGGTTGCCGCTGCCGTCGGACGCCCCCGACTTCGAGCTGCCGGTCACGGTGGAGCTGGCGGCGTTGCCCGAGCCGCGTCACGAGTACGTGCCGGACGACTCGGCGGATCACGCCCGTCGGCTGCTGCGGCGCGCGGAGAACCCGGACCCTCCGGGGGACGAGTTGGCCACGCTGCTGCTGCGGACCGCGTTCGCGCACGAGATCACCCAGGCCTTCGGCCGCCCTCACCGCCCCGCGCGCCGGGGTCGGCCCGGCCTCAGCTTCTCGCTCTACGAGCATGCTTTCCTGCTCACCGACGGGCAGGAGATCTCCCTCTGGGAGGTCGAGCACACGGCCACTCCGGACGGTCGCCACATGTGCGAGGTGTACGCGTCGGAGGACGCGGCCCGGGACGCGATGGAACGCCGGGCGGGGACGCTCGGCTGA